The following are encoded in a window of Sinorhizobium sojae CCBAU 05684 genomic DNA:
- a CDS encoding DUF6894 family protein: protein MQLYFFGLHWGDERFLDEEGIAHFDEGSALYYAQRIADKIGRDADYGSLKVEVRTSEGGLLATILPSEGRRREQLALIGRRYPRPVRHAADPAAKPTAAL from the coding sequence GTGCAGCTTTATTTCTTCGGTCTTCATTGGGGCGATGAACGCTTCCTTGATGAGGAGGGTATCGCCCATTTCGACGAAGGTTCGGCGCTCTACTATGCTCAGCGCATTGCCGACAAGATCGGCCGCGACGCAGACTATGGATCGCTGAAAGTCGAGGTACGCACGAGCGAAGGTGGCCTCTTGGCGACCATTCTGCCATCGGAAGGCCGTCGCCGCGAGCAACTCGCCTTGATCGGCCGCCGCTATCCGCGCCCGGTTCGCCATGCGGCCGATCCTGCCGCGAAACCGACCGCCGCCCTCTGA
- the coaD gene encoding pantetheine-phosphate adenylyltransferase gives MTTAFYPGSFDPMTNGHLDVLVQALNVASKVIVAIGIHPGKTPLFSFEERAELISRSLGEFLPERAGDIAIVSFDNLVVDAAREHGATLLVRGLRDGTDLDYEMQMAGMNRQMAPDIQTLFLPAGTASRPITATLVRQIAAMGGDVSAFVPKAVYQALQAKHEA, from the coding sequence ATGACCACGGCATTCTATCCCGGTTCTTTCGACCCGATGACAAACGGGCATCTCGACGTGCTCGTCCAGGCGCTGAATGTCGCATCGAAGGTGATCGTGGCGATCGGCATCCATCCAGGCAAAACGCCGCTCTTTTCGTTCGAGGAGCGCGCGGAACTCATCAGCCGGTCGCTTGGCGAGTTCCTGCCGGAACGGGCGGGAGACATCGCCATCGTGTCCTTCGACAACCTCGTGGTCGATGCCGCCCGCGAACACGGCGCAACCCTTCTGGTGCGGGGTTTACGCGACGGCACCGACCTCGACTACGAGATGCAGATGGCCGGCATGAACCGGCAGATGGCGCCCGACATCCAGACGCTGTTTCTGCCGGCGGGAACGGCCTCGCGGCCCATTACGGCCACATTGGTCCGGCAGATCGCGGCCATGGGTGGCGACGTCAGCGCCTTTGTTCCCAAGGCGGTCTATCAGGCGCTGCAGGCAAAACACGAAGCCTGA
- the carB gene encoding carbamoyl-phosphate synthase large subunit, producing the protein MPKRQDIKSILIIGAGPIVIGQACEFDYSGTQACKALKEEGYRVILVNSNPATIMTDPGLADATYVEPITPEVVAKIIAKERPDALLPTMGGQTALNTALSLRRMGVLDRYNVEMIGAKPEAIDKAEDRALFREAMARIGLETPKSHLANATDIKDQDRKAHEAERSALKARFSGPELDNALDELENQWNLGEGDRKQRYVNHAMAIAAQALDEVGLPAIIRPSFTLGGTGGGIAYNRSEFFDIVASGLDASPTTEVLIEESVLGWKEYEMEVVRDKADNCIIICSIENIDPMGVHTGDSITVAPALTLTDKEYQIMRNASIAVLREIGVETGGSNVQFAVNPTNGRLVVIEMNPRVSRSSALASKATGFPIAKIAAKLAVGYTLDELENDITGGATPASFEPSIDYVVTKIPRFAFEKFPGAEPTLTTAMKSVGEVMAIGRTFAESLQKALRGLETGLTGLDEIEIPDFDDNGDGRNAIRAALGTPTPDRLRMVAQALRLGMSEAEVHEACKIDPWFIAQFKAIVDMEARIREHGLPEDAENLRMLKAMGFSDARLATLTGTRPKEVAELRNALNVRPVYKRIDTCAAEFASPTAYMYSTYETPFVGLARSEAQVSDRKKVVILGGGPNRIGQGIEFDYCCCHAAFALKDAGYEAIMVNCNPETVSTDYDTSDRLYFEPLTAEDVIEIMRAEQENGTLHGVIVQFGGQTPLKLAEALEKNGIPILGTAPDAIDLAEDRDRFQKLLMKLDLNQPRNGIAYSVEQARLVAAEIGFPLVVRPSYVLGGRAMQIIHSESMLQTYLLDTVPGLVPEDIKQRYPNDKTGQINTLLGKNPLLFDSYLTNATEVDVDCLCDGKDVFVSGIMEHIEEAGIHSGDSACSLPVHTLDKDTVDELERQTAALAKALNVGGLMNVQFAIKDGTIYVLEVNPRASRTVPFVAKTIGAPIAKIAARVMAGETLEDAIAAYGKKPDPRNLKHIAVKEAVFPFARFPGVDTLLGPEMRSTGEVIGLDTDYALAFAKSQLGAGVDLPRDGTVFVSVRDEDKAGVLPAIRILADIGFKVMATGGTARFLGEHGITATKINKVLEGRPHVEDAIRNRQVQLVINTTDGNKAISDSKSLRRATLMQKVPYYTTMAGAEAAALAIKALKAGNLEVRPLQSYFDA; encoded by the coding sequence ATGCCGAAGCGCCAAGACATCAAATCGATTCTCATCATCGGCGCGGGGCCGATCGTCATCGGCCAGGCTTGCGAATTCGACTATTCCGGTACCCAGGCGTGCAAGGCGCTCAAGGAAGAAGGCTACCGGGTCATCCTGGTCAACTCCAACCCGGCAACGATCATGACCGATCCGGGGCTTGCCGATGCGACCTATGTGGAGCCGATCACGCCCGAAGTCGTCGCCAAGATCATCGCCAAGGAGCGTCCCGACGCGCTGCTGCCGACCATGGGCGGTCAGACAGCCCTCAACACGGCCCTGTCGCTGCGCCGCATGGGCGTGCTTGATCGCTACAATGTCGAGATGATCGGCGCCAAGCCGGAGGCAATCGACAAGGCTGAGGACCGCGCGCTCTTCCGTGAGGCAATGGCGCGGATCGGCCTCGAAACGCCGAAGTCGCATCTTGCTAACGCCACCGACATCAAGGATCAGGATCGCAAGGCGCATGAGGCCGAGCGGAGCGCACTCAAGGCCCGGTTCTCCGGCCCCGAACTCGACAACGCGCTCGACGAACTGGAAAACCAGTGGAACCTCGGCGAAGGCGATCGCAAGCAGCGCTACGTCAACCACGCCATGGCGATCGCCGCCCAGGCGCTCGACGAGGTTGGCCTGCCGGCAATCATTCGCCCCTCCTTCACGCTCGGCGGCACCGGCGGCGGTATCGCGTATAACCGTTCCGAGTTCTTCGACATCGTCGCCAGCGGCCTCGATGCCTCCCCGACGACTGAAGTGCTGATCGAGGAGTCGGTGCTCGGCTGGAAGGAATATGAAATGGAGGTCGTCCGCGACAAGGCGGACAATTGCATCATCATCTGCTCGATCGAGAACATCGATCCGATGGGCGTGCACACGGGCGATTCGATCACGGTCGCGCCGGCGCTGACTTTGACCGACAAGGAATATCAGATCATGCGCAACGCCTCCATTGCGGTGCTGCGCGAGATCGGCGTCGAGACAGGCGGTTCCAACGTCCAGTTCGCGGTCAATCCGACAAACGGCCGCCTCGTCGTCATCGAGATGAACCCGCGCGTGTCCCGCTCCTCGGCGCTTGCCTCCAAGGCGACCGGCTTCCCGATCGCCAAGATCGCCGCCAAGCTTGCGGTCGGCTATACCCTCGACGAACTGGAAAACGACATTACCGGCGGCGCGACGCCGGCTTCCTTCGAGCCCTCGATCGACTATGTGGTCACCAAAATCCCGCGCTTCGCCTTCGAGAAGTTTCCCGGTGCCGAACCGACGCTGACGACCGCGATGAAGTCGGTCGGTGAGGTCATGGCAATCGGCCGTACCTTTGCCGAGTCGCTCCAGAAGGCGCTTCGCGGGCTTGAAACCGGACTCACCGGTCTTGACGAGATCGAGATCCCGGATTTCGACGACAACGGCGACGGCCGCAATGCCATCCGCGCCGCACTCGGCACGCCGACGCCGGACCGCCTGCGCATGGTTGCCCAGGCGCTGCGTCTCGGCATGAGCGAGGCGGAGGTGCATGAGGCCTGCAAGATCGATCCGTGGTTCATCGCCCAATTCAAGGCGATCGTCGACATGGAGGCGCGCATCCGCGAGCACGGCCTGCCCGAGGACGCCGAAAACCTGCGCATGCTGAAGGCGATGGGTTTCTCCGATGCCCGTCTTGCCACGCTCACCGGAACGCGGCCCAAGGAAGTTGCGGAACTCCGCAACGCCCTGAACGTTCGCCCGGTCTACAAGCGCATCGACACCTGCGCGGCCGAATTCGCCTCGCCGACCGCTTATATGTATTCGACCTATGAAACGCCCTTCGTCGGTCTTGCCCGCTCCGAGGCGCAGGTCTCCGATCGCAAGAAGGTCGTTATTCTCGGCGGCGGACCGAACCGCATCGGCCAGGGCATCGAGTTCGATTATTGCTGCTGCCATGCGGCCTTCGCCTTGAAGGATGCCGGCTATGAAGCGATCATGGTCAACTGCAACCCGGAAACCGTCTCGACGGACTACGACACTTCCGACCGGCTCTATTTCGAGCCGCTGACGGCGGAGGATGTGATCGAGATCATGCGCGCCGAACAGGAAAACGGCACGCTCCACGGCGTCATCGTTCAATTCGGCGGCCAGACGCCGCTGAAACTGGCCGAAGCGCTTGAAAAGAACGGTATTCCGATCCTAGGCACGGCGCCGGACGCGATCGACCTGGCCGAAGACCGCGACCGGTTCCAGAAGCTCCTGATGAAGCTCGATCTCAACCAGCCGCGCAACGGCATCGCTTATTCGGTCGAGCAGGCGCGCCTCGTCGCCGCCGAGATCGGCTTCCCCCTGGTCGTTCGCCCCTCCTACGTGCTCGGCGGCCGCGCCATGCAGATCATCCATTCCGAAAGCATGCTGCAGACCTATCTGCTGGACACGGTGCCGGGCCTGGTGCCCGAGGACATCAAGCAGCGCTATCCGAACGACAAGACCGGCCAGATCAACACGTTGCTCGGCAAGAACCCGCTGCTCTTCGACAGCTATCTGACGAACGCGACCGAAGTGGATGTCGATTGCCTGTGCGACGGCAAGGATGTCTTCGTCTCGGGCATCATGGAGCATATCGAGGAAGCCGGCATCCATTCCGGCGACTCCGCCTGCTCGCTGCCGGTGCACACGCTGGACAAGGACACGGTGGACGAACTCGAGCGCCAGACGGCGGCGCTTGCGAAAGCGTTGAATGTCGGCGGTCTGATGAACGTGCAGTTCGCCATCAAGGACGGCACGATCTACGTTCTCGAGGTCAATCCGCGCGCCTCGCGCACGGTGCCCTTCGTCGCCAAGACGATCGGCGCGCCGATCGCGAAGATCGCCGCCCGGGTCATGGCCGGCGAAACGCTGGAAGACGCCATTGCCGCCTATGGCAAGAAGCCGGACCCACGCAACCTGAAGCACATCGCCGTCAAGGAGGCGGTCTTCCCCTTCGCCCGCTTCCCCGGCGTCGACACGCTGCTCGGCCCCGAGATGCGCTCGACCGGCGAGGTGATCGGGCTCGATACGGATTACGCGCTCGCCTTTGCGAAGTCCCAACTCGGTGCCGGCGTCGACCTGCCGCGGGACGGAACGGTCTTCGTTTCGGTTCGCGACGAAGACAAGGCGGGCGTGCTGCCGGCAATCCGAATCCTCGCGGATATCGGCTTCAAGGTCATGGCGACCGGCGGAACCGCCCGCTTCCTGGGAGAGCACGGCATTACGGCCACCAAGATCAACAAGGTGCTTGAGGGCCGGCCGCATGTCGAGGACGCGATCCGCAATCGGCAGGTCCAACTCGTGATCAACACGACTGATGGCAACAAGGCGATCTCGGACTCGAAGTCGCTTCGCCGGGCGACGCTGATGCAGAAGGTTCCCTATTATACGACGATGGCCGGCGCCGAAGCGGCAGCCCTTGCCATCAAGGCGCTGAAGGCGGGCAACCTCGAAGTGCGTCCGCTGCAGAGCTACTTCGACGCTTGA
- the ypfJ gene encoding KPN_02809 family neutral zinc metallopeptidase, protein MEWKGRRQSSNVEDRRGASRGRFGGSPFGRGGGFRIPTGGGMRRAGGGLSIGTIIFLVVIYFLFRAMGIDLLQVIEGGPVNMPGFEQTDGSQAPRGSAEEEEMKAFMATVLAETEDTWHGIFQANGEAYQEPRLVLFSGAVQSACGFASAASGPFYCPGDRKVYLDMSFFDELAQKFDAAGDFAQAYVLAHEVGHHVQNLIGVLPKFNEMRQRMSETEANQMSTRVELQADCFAGIWGKYTEQKGLLERGDLEEALNAATQIGDDTLQKRTQGYVVPESFNHGTSEQRMNWFKRGFDSGRMADCDTFSGPV, encoded by the coding sequence ATGGAGTGGAAGGGCCGCCGTCAGTCGAGCAACGTCGAGGATCGACGTGGCGCAAGCCGGGGTCGCTTCGGAGGCAGTCCGTTCGGCCGCGGCGGAGGCTTTCGGATCCCAACCGGCGGCGGCATGCGGCGCGCGGGCGGTGGCCTGAGCATCGGCACGATCATTTTCCTCGTCGTCATCTATTTTCTGTTCAGAGCCATGGGAATAGATCTGCTTCAGGTAATCGAAGGCGGGCCGGTGAACATGCCGGGCTTCGAACAGACCGACGGCTCGCAGGCGCCGCGCGGGTCGGCTGAGGAAGAGGAGATGAAGGCCTTCATGGCGACCGTGCTGGCCGAAACGGAAGACACCTGGCACGGCATTTTCCAGGCCAACGGAGAAGCATACCAGGAGCCGAGGCTGGTTCTGTTCAGCGGCGCGGTCCAATCGGCCTGCGGCTTCGCTTCAGCAGCCTCCGGCCCCTTCTATTGCCCGGGCGACCGCAAGGTCTATCTCGACATGAGCTTCTTCGACGAACTGGCACAGAAGTTCGACGCCGCCGGAGACTTCGCCCAGGCCTATGTGCTGGCGCATGAGGTGGGCCATCACGTGCAGAATCTGATCGGCGTCCTGCCGAAATTCAACGAGATGCGCCAGCGGATGAGCGAGACCGAGGCGAACCAGATGTCGACTCGCGTGGAACTGCAGGCCGATTGCTTTGCCGGCATCTGGGGCAAATACACGGAGCAGAAGGGCCTGTTGGAACGCGGCGATCTGGAAGAGGCGCTGAATGCCGCGACCCAGATCGGCGACGACACCTTGCAGAAGCGCACGCAGGGCTATGTAGTGCCGGAAAGCTTCAACCACGGGACGTCCGAGCAACGGATGAACTGGTTCAAGCGCGGCTTCGACAGCGGAAGGATGGCGGACTGCGACACCTTCTCGGGTCCGGTCTGA
- a CDS encoding peptidylprolyl isomerase: MKILHFALAGALALAAFTGGALAQSNDNYLTIELKDGPVVIELRPDIAPKHVQQIKELAAAGEYDNVAFHRVIQGFMAQTGDVQYGDMEEGFQPQLAGTGGSSKPDLPAEFSDVPFERGTVGMARSQDPDSANSQFFIMFAPGDFLNGQYTIVGKVVEGMENVDKIKMGDEASNGAVTDPDRMLSVKVGK, encoded by the coding sequence ATGAAAATCCTCCATTTCGCTCTCGCCGGCGCACTGGCGCTTGCCGCCTTCACGGGCGGCGCGCTCGCGCAGTCGAACGACAACTACCTGACCATCGAACTCAAGGACGGCCCCGTCGTCATCGAACTGCGCCCGGACATCGCGCCGAAGCACGTTCAGCAGATCAAGGAACTGGCGGCCGCCGGCGAATACGACAATGTCGCCTTCCACCGCGTGATCCAGGGTTTCATGGCCCAGACCGGTGACGTGCAGTATGGCGATATGGAGGAGGGCTTCCAGCCGCAACTCGCCGGAACCGGCGGCTCCTCGAAACCCGACCTGCCGGCCGAGTTCTCCGATGTGCCTTTCGAGCGCGGCACCGTCGGCATGGCCCGTTCGCAGGACCCCGACAGCGCCAATTCGCAGTTCTTCATCATGTTCGCGCCCGGTGACTTCCTCAACGGCCAGTACACGATCGTCGGCAAGGTCGTCGAAGGGATGGAGAACGTCGACAAGATCAAGATGGGTGACGAAGCCAGCAATGGCGCCGTTACAGATCCCGACCGGATGCTCAGCGTCAAGGTCGGCAAGTAA
- a CDS encoding TCR/Tet family MFS transporter — MLDKRFSQRGLLLVFFILLLDIMGIAIIVPVLPSYLRELTGAEIGEAAIDGGWLLLVYSAMQFLFAPLIGNLSDRFGRRPVLLASVLTFGIDNLICALATSYWMLFIGRVLAGVSGASFGTASAFIADVSDDSNRARNFGLIGIAFGAGFALGPVVGGLLGELGPRVPFFGAAGLSFLNFAFACFLLPETLDTANRRRFEWRRANPLGALRQMREYRGIGWVCLVFFLLWLAHAVYPAVWSFVSSHRYGWSEGQIGLSLGIFGVGGAFVMAVVLPSVVSKLGERRTATLGLAFTALGMAGYAAAWQGWMVYVVIVATALESLAEPPLRSIASANVPPSAQGELQGALTSISSATTIFGPLLFTQVFAHFAGPTAAYAFSGAPYAMAACLVAAALAIFLLRVRPARRAISERAASRPTEA; from the coding sequence ATGCTCGACAAGCGTTTCAGTCAGCGTGGCCTGCTCCTCGTCTTTTTCATCTTGCTGCTCGACATCATGGGTATCGCCATCATCGTGCCGGTGCTGCCTAGCTACCTGCGTGAGTTGACAGGAGCAGAGATTGGCGAAGCGGCGATCGACGGCGGCTGGCTGCTGCTCGTCTATTCGGCAATGCAGTTTCTGTTCGCTCCCCTGATCGGCAATTTGAGCGACCGTTTCGGGCGTCGGCCTGTCCTGCTGGCTTCGGTGCTCACCTTTGGAATCGACAATCTGATCTGCGCGCTGGCGACCAGCTACTGGATGCTCTTCATTGGTCGCGTTCTGGCCGGCGTGAGCGGGGCGAGCTTCGGGACCGCCTCCGCATTCATCGCCGACGTCAGCGACGACAGTAACCGCGCCCGGAATTTCGGGCTGATCGGCATTGCCTTCGGCGCGGGCTTCGCGCTCGGGCCGGTCGTTGGCGGGCTTCTCGGCGAGTTGGGTCCGCGCGTGCCGTTTTTTGGTGCGGCTGGCCTGTCCTTTCTGAATTTCGCGTTTGCATGCTTCCTTCTTCCCGAGACGCTCGACACCGCCAATCGTCGCCGCTTCGAGTGGCGCCGGGCGAATCCGCTCGGCGCGCTGAGGCAGATGCGTGAATATCGCGGGATCGGCTGGGTGTGCCTCGTCTTCTTCCTTTTGTGGCTTGCTCATGCCGTCTACCCGGCCGTCTGGTCCTTCGTTTCGTCCCATCGCTACGGCTGGAGTGAGGGACAGATTGGCCTTTCGCTGGGGATTTTCGGCGTCGGCGGCGCCTTTGTGATGGCCGTCGTCTTGCCGAGCGTCGTCTCGAAACTCGGCGAAAGACGAACGGCGACGCTTGGCCTCGCTTTCACCGCCCTCGGAATGGCGGGCTACGCGGCCGCGTGGCAAGGGTGGATGGTCTATGTCGTGATCGTCGCGACGGCGCTTGAAAGCCTCGCGGAGCCGCCATTGCGCAGCATCGCGTCCGCGAATGTGCCGCCATCGGCGCAGGGCGAATTACAGGGCGCGCTCACCAGCATCTCGAGCGCAACGACAATTTTCGGACCGCTGCTGTTCACGCAGGTCTTTGCGCATTTCGCAGGTCCGACGGCCGCATACGCATTTTCCGGCGCGCCCTATGCAATGGCGGCATGTCTCGTCGCAGCGGCTCTCGCGATCTTTCTGTTGCGCGTGCGTCCTGCCCGTCGCGCGATAAGCGAGCGTGCCGCATCGCGACCGACAGAGGCATAG
- a CDS encoding MATE family efflux transporter — protein sequence MLTATEDLVLPPADNSWRMHFRASISLGVPFIGAQLAQLAINATDVLMVGQLGATQLAAIILATQVFFTVFIFGSGFAHAVVPMVAQAHGRGDRISVRRAVRMGMWVVLLYSVLTAPILWLAEPILLLAGQAPDVAELAGEYLRIAQWAMFPSLLFLVFRAFLGGLERAGVILYVTLSTLVLNAALCYVLIFGHFGFPALGLTGAAIAAVGVAIFGAALTIGYIDSRAELNGYELFVRFWRADWPVFFEVVRLGIPISLTILAEVSLFTVASLLMGTIGTIELAAHGIALQFASMAFMIPLGLAQAGTIRVGHAYGSGDMLGVRRAAIAALALGCGFAAVSSAVFALFPRELAALYLDTSRPDAAKVLAFAGPLIVIAGAFQLMDGLQAIAAGLLRGLKDTTVPMILAMIAYWPIGFLCAWAFAFPLAFGGVGVWFGFVLGLGTAALLLNWRFFRLLGSRTPARI from the coding sequence ATGCTGACCGCGACCGAAGACCTGGTGCTGCCGCCGGCCGACAATTCGTGGAGAATGCATTTTCGCGCCAGTATCTCCCTCGGCGTGCCGTTCATTGGCGCACAGCTGGCGCAGCTTGCGATCAATGCCACGGATGTGCTGATGGTCGGCCAGCTGGGAGCAACGCAGCTCGCTGCGATCATTCTTGCGACGCAGGTCTTCTTCACCGTCTTCATCTTCGGCAGCGGCTTCGCGCATGCCGTAGTACCGATGGTCGCGCAGGCTCACGGCAGGGGCGACAGGATCTCCGTCCGTCGAGCCGTTCGCATGGGCATGTGGGTGGTGCTGCTCTACAGCGTGCTGACTGCGCCGATCCTCTGGTTGGCCGAGCCGATCCTGCTCCTCGCCGGGCAGGCGCCGGACGTTGCAGAACTCGCCGGGGAATATCTGCGCATCGCGCAATGGGCAATGTTTCCAAGCCTGCTCTTTCTGGTGTTCCGGGCGTTTCTTGGCGGGCTCGAGCGGGCAGGGGTGATCCTCTACGTGACGCTCTCCACCCTGGTGCTCAACGCCGCCCTTTGCTACGTGCTGATCTTCGGCCATTTCGGATTCCCCGCACTCGGCCTGACCGGCGCGGCGATTGCGGCCGTCGGCGTGGCGATCTTCGGCGCCGCCTTGACGATCGGCTACATAGACAGTCGCGCGGAACTTAACGGCTATGAGCTGTTCGTCCGCTTCTGGCGGGCGGACTGGCCGGTCTTCTTCGAGGTCGTCCGTCTCGGCATACCGATTTCGCTGACGATCCTCGCGGAAGTGAGCCTCTTCACCGTGGCATCCTTGCTCATGGGAACGATCGGCACGATCGAGCTGGCGGCCCATGGCATCGCGCTGCAGTTCGCCTCGATGGCCTTCATGATCCCGCTGGGCCTGGCGCAGGCCGGCACAATCCGCGTGGGGCATGCCTATGGAAGTGGCGACATGCTGGGCGTCAGGCGTGCGGCCATTGCCGCGCTCGCGCTCGGCTGCGGCTTTGCTGCCGTCAGCAGCGCTGTTTTTGCGCTGTTTCCGCGCGAGTTGGCTGCGCTCTACCTCGACACGAGCCGGCCCGACGCTGCCAAGGTGCTTGCCTTCGCCGGACCGCTGATCGTGATCGCCGGCGCCTTCCAGCTGATGGACGGACTTCAGGCGATCGCTGCCGGGCTGCTGCGCGGCCTCAAGGATACGACGGTGCCGATGATCCTGGCGATGATCGCCTATTGGCCGATCGGTTTTCTCTGTGCCTGGGCATTCGCCTTCCCGCTCGCCTTCGGCGGCGTCGGCGTCTGGTTCGGATTCGTGCTGGGGCTTGGGACGGCCGCCCTGTTGCTCAACTGGCGCTTCTTCCGCCTGCTCGGTTCGCGCACGCCCGCCCGAATTTAG